A stretch of Choristoneura fumiferana chromosome 29, NRCan_CFum_1, whole genome shotgun sequence DNA encodes these proteins:
- the LOC141444382 gene encoding proton-coupled amino acid transporter-like protein acs isoform X1, with product MSEPPSTPSRASSSTGSRRFTNYANTQAEEDAFDVGSIRTGKRSGIVASVANLAKGALGGGVLSGHVAYMKSGFVSAIILNFGFGFYLATCFYLLVKSSQILCKRCHVSYMTYPDMAEAALSLCRSQKINRMAICYKHFIEFIICLNLYGSCACYQLIIAKTIKQLVENTDRSDIAGLDGMPSLRVYVAIMIIPVILITLITELKYLAPFSILANAFVGFCVLMAIYYARLNNPNFENMSPFNGLYNQIVYTGMAVFSMSSAGVVLPVENNMENPKRVGLVLFVGYILIIASVFLCSFFGYVGYLENCRSPITINFPMTTFPMILKGCIAAMIYVTHALNFYMPFHTCFVYLKKWHNQDKLFKWELFYRALICLIISIVAIIFPSIDALMGFLGCFCLSNMAFIGPNFIYMVVIWDRPGLGKFKWRLLRSIVFVAIGIFILICGTMVASVEMVETFIQSTDFIESDRDSGIVMLAESASETAAAVVTAAATTAATAATTEPPTIPPFYV from the exons atg tcGGAACCGCCTTCGACACCATCACGGGCATCGTCATCGACTG gtTCTCGAAGATTCACCAACTATGCCAACACTCAGGCAGAAGAAGATGCATTCGATGTCGGATCCATACGGACGGGAAAGAGAAGCGG GATCGTTGCTTCTGTAGCCAACTTGGCGAAAGGTGCTCTTGGCGGTGGCGTGCTGAGCGGCCATGTTGCTTACATGAAGTCTGGTTTTGTGTCGGCCATCATACTCAATTTCGGCTTTGGTTTTTATCTTGCTACATGcttttat CTTTTAGTGAAGTCGTCACAGATTTTATGCAAAAGATGCCACGTGAGCTACATGACTTACCCCGACATGGCCGAGGCGGCCCTAAGTCTATGCAGGAGCCAGAAGATAAACAGGATGGCTATATGCTACAA GCATTTTATAGAATTTATTATATGCCTGAATTTGTACGGTTCCTGCGCTTGCTACCAGCTGATTATTGCGAAGACCATCAAACAACTCGTCGAGAATACAGACAGGTCCGACATAGCAGGACTGGATG GCATGCCCAGCTTGCGAGTTTACGTGGCAATAATGATTATTCCTGTTatattaattactttaattacTGAACTTAAATATCTGGCTCCATTTTCGATATTGGCGAACGCTTTTGTGG GTTTCTGCGTGCTCATGGCTATTTACTATGCCAGGCTTAACAACCCTAACTTCGAGAATATGTCTCCTTTCAACGGTCTCTACAACCAGATCGTTTATACGGGTATGGCGGTGTTCAGCATGTCCAGTGCAGGTGTTGTATTGCCAGTTGAAAACAATATGGAGAATCCGAAAAGAGTCGGCCTCGTTCTATTCGTTG GATACATTCTAATCATTGCCAGCGTATTTCTATGCTCTTTCTTTGGTTACGTCGGATACCTTGAGAATTGCCGATCTCCGATTACTATCAACTTCCCCATGACTAC ATTCCCCATGATCTTGAAAGGATGCATAGCAGCCATGATCTACGTCACACACGCTTTGAACTTCTACATGCCTTTCCACACCTGTTTCGTGTACCTCAAAAAGTGGCATAACCAGGACAAGTTGTTCAAATGGGAGCTGTTCTACAGGGCACTGATCTGTTTAATTATCAGCATTGTTGCTATAATATTTCCCAGCATAGATGCCTTGATGGGCTTC TTGGGCTGCTTCTGTCTTTCGAACATGGCGTTCATCGGCCCCAACTTCATCTATATGGTCGTAATTTGGGACCGCCCGGGCTTGGGCAAGTTCAAGTGGCGTCTCTTGCGGTCCATCGTTTTCGTTGCGATTGGAATCTTCATACTCATATGCGGAACCATGGTTGCTTCTGTTGAGATGGTGGAGACCTTCATTCAGAGCAC AGACTTCATTGAGAGCGACAGAGACAGCGGTATTGTAATGTTAGCTGAATCGGCAAGCGAAACGGCAGCGGCAGTAGTTACGGCAGCGGCGACGACAGCAGCGACGGCAGCAACAACGGAGCCGCCAACGATACCGCCATTTTACGTTTAA
- the LOC141444252 gene encoding zinc finger matrin-type protein 5, with translation MGKRYNCEYCDKTMVSTPTIVKTHNKGVAHQKLVQEHYQQFKDPEVILAEESQKKPCGRFARGECQFGSICRFSHYTREQIQQLQDYVASKQQSITAHTQPSFEDLYKKLQTEKSAKPSKSDSNTVIYDKNGLTYVFPWTYNVQYESYDNLPPSVKKIRIEDFYNAEENEWG, from the exons ATGGGTAAACGTTACAACTGTGAATATTGCGACAAGACTATGGTATCGACACCTACCATTGTGAAAACTCACAATAAAGGAGTTGCACATCAGAAGTTAGTTCAAGAACATTATCAACAATTCAAAG aTCCAGAAGTTATACTAGCTGAAGAAAGTCAAAAGAAGCCTTGCGGTAGATTTGCCCGTGGTGAATGTCAGTTTGGCAGTATATGCCGTTTCTCCCATTACACTCGGGAGCAGATACAGCAGTTACAAGACTATG TTGCGTCAAAACAGCAGAGTATAACAGCTCATACACAACCATCCTTTGAAGACCTATACAAGAAGCTGCAAACCGAAAAATCAGCAAAACCAAGCAAGTCTGACAGCAATACTGTAATATACGATAAGAATGGTCTGACTTATGTGTTTCCATGGACCTATAATGTACAGTATGAGAGTTATGACAATCTGCCACCGAGTGTAAAGAAAATAAGGATCGAAGATTTCTACAATGCTGAAGAAAATGAATGGGGATAA
- the LOC141444383 gene encoding uncharacterized protein isoform X1, which yields MYTIKLLIIAVLIAVTKASGGYIKGAIADDLEEKPADILTSLSAEITKSDVEITVGGKIDEDVATDSIEANDDSMNDKIPENLTQRKPEQESAGVNSAEDMQKITHTSDDNASFIHVKEKIARQSSGEEYDEPDEQHRDGNSDDLKDEGEPKQASDDLKNVEERVPSEVTDSESLDKKDEEFSEKSGSVGADDTQDLLKFDADDVDEDLPTQSRRMLSFDPKLLDAMNIPKAIEPELLLEPRSGQNDYKFNSPGINDNDRRHHELHDGESDSRSGHVLETNPLAFSPLRTPTLPPLALFRSLGQPHSHLQLPDNTEKQPHSLERSLLNPGFINHLHQHPHVDENHNHRVNQQFKTTQQLFSHPLEQIKPAQTLQQFHLPQTLQQKPPLQPSQFLSTFQSLQPSHSVHSFESWQPLQSFPSIHPPQPSSVVISSSRSGTSFQPSQIKFNNVFPRLHDVSQPVHSEISNQFSGVYRKNWNWSM from the exons ATGTACACgataaaacttttaattattgcTGTGTTAATAGCTGTAACTAAAGCTAGTGGAGGATAC ATAAAAGGAGCAATAGCAGACGACCTGGAAGAGAAACCAGCCGATATATTGACTTCACTATCAGCTGAAATTACTAAAAGTGATGTGGAAATAACAGTTGGGGGAAAAATTGATGAAGATGTTGCTACAGATTCAATAGAAGCTAATGATGATTCTATGAATGATAAAATCCCAGAAAATTTAACACAACGGAAACCAGAGCAAGAATCTGCTGGCGTAAACAGCGCAGAAGATATGCAAAAAATCACACATACATCTGATGATAATGCATCGTTTATTCATGTCAAAGAGAAAATAGCAAGACAAAGTTCCGGGGAAGAGTATGATGAACCTGATGAACAGCATAGGGATGGAAACAGTGATGATTTGAAAGATGAAGGCGAACCTAAGCAAGCATCTGATGATCTTAAAAATGTTGAAGAAAGAGTCCCCTCAGAAGTAACTGACAGCGAATCGCTTGATAAAAAAGACGAAGAATTTTCCGAAAAATCTGGTTCTGTTGGAGCGGATGATACCCAAGATCTCCTTAAGTTTGATGCTGATGATGTAGACGAGGATTTGCCAACGCAATCTAGGAGAATGTTAAGTTTTGATCCTAAACTTTTAGATGCTATGAACATTCCGAAAGCTATAGAACCTGAACTACTGCTTGAACCTAGATCTGGTCAAAATGATTACAAATTTAATTCTCCTGGAATAAACGATAATGATCGCAGACATCATGAACTTCATGATGGTGAAAGTG ATAGCAGAAGTGGACATGTTCTTGAAACTAATCCATTAGCATTTTCACCCTTAAGGACTCCCACATTACCCCCTCTCGCTCTTTTCCGTTCGCTTGGGCAACCACACTCCCACTTGCAACTTCCAGACAATACCGAAAAGCAGCCTCATTCATTAGAAAGAAGTCTACTAAATCCTGGGTTTATTAATCATTTACATCAGCACCCCCATGTAGACGAGAACCATAATCATCGTGTAAATCAGCAATTCAAAACAACTCAACAGTTATTCTCTCATCCATTAGAACAGataaaacctgcacaaactctACAACAGTTCCATCTACCCCAAACATTGCAACAAAAGCCACCATTGCAACCATCACAATTTTTATCTACTTTCCAATCTTTGCAACCATCACATTCTGTACATTCGTTTGAATCTTGGCAGCCATTACAATCTTTTCCATCTATACATCCTCCACAACCTTCTTCTGTAGTCATATCGTCATCAAGATCGGGGACGTCGTTTCAACCATcccaaataaaatttaataacgtTTTTCCCAGACTACATGATGTATCTCAACCTGTGCATTCGGAGATATCAAACCAGTTTTCTGGTGTTTATCGCAAAAATTGGAATTGGAGCATGTAG
- the LOC141444382 gene encoding proton-coupled amino acid transporter-like protein acs isoform X2: MYADSVILYEGWAKFCTAEYICATRIVASVANLAKGALGGGVLSGHVAYMKSGFVSAIILNFGFGFYLATCFYLLVKSSQILCKRCHVSYMTYPDMAEAALSLCRSQKINRMAICYKHFIEFIICLNLYGSCACYQLIIAKTIKQLVENTDRSDIAGLDGMPSLRVYVAIMIIPVILITLITELKYLAPFSILANAFVGFCVLMAIYYARLNNPNFENMSPFNGLYNQIVYTGMAVFSMSSAGVVLPVENNMENPKRVGLVLFVGYILIIASVFLCSFFGYVGYLENCRSPITINFPMTTFPMILKGCIAAMIYVTHALNFYMPFHTCFVYLKKWHNQDKLFKWELFYRALICLIISIVAIIFPSIDALMGFLGCFCLSNMAFIGPNFIYMVVIWDRPGLGKFKWRLLRSIVFVAIGIFILICGTMVASVEMVETFIQSTDFIESDRDSGIVMLAESASETAAAVVTAAATTAATAATTEPPTIPPFYV; the protein is encoded by the exons atgtatgcagactcggtaattttgtatgaagggtgggccaaattttgtaccgctgagtatatttgtgctacaag GATCGTTGCTTCTGTAGCCAACTTGGCGAAAGGTGCTCTTGGCGGTGGCGTGCTGAGCGGCCATGTTGCTTACATGAAGTCTGGTTTTGTGTCGGCCATCATACTCAATTTCGGCTTTGGTTTTTATCTTGCTACATGcttttat CTTTTAGTGAAGTCGTCACAGATTTTATGCAAAAGATGCCACGTGAGCTACATGACTTACCCCGACATGGCCGAGGCGGCCCTAAGTCTATGCAGGAGCCAGAAGATAAACAGGATGGCTATATGCTACAA GCATTTTATAGAATTTATTATATGCCTGAATTTGTACGGTTCCTGCGCTTGCTACCAGCTGATTATTGCGAAGACCATCAAACAACTCGTCGAGAATACAGACAGGTCCGACATAGCAGGACTGGATG GCATGCCCAGCTTGCGAGTTTACGTGGCAATAATGATTATTCCTGTTatattaattactttaattacTGAACTTAAATATCTGGCTCCATTTTCGATATTGGCGAACGCTTTTGTGG GTTTCTGCGTGCTCATGGCTATTTACTATGCCAGGCTTAACAACCCTAACTTCGAGAATATGTCTCCTTTCAACGGTCTCTACAACCAGATCGTTTATACGGGTATGGCGGTGTTCAGCATGTCCAGTGCAGGTGTTGTATTGCCAGTTGAAAACAATATGGAGAATCCGAAAAGAGTCGGCCTCGTTCTATTCGTTG GATACATTCTAATCATTGCCAGCGTATTTCTATGCTCTTTCTTTGGTTACGTCGGATACCTTGAGAATTGCCGATCTCCGATTACTATCAACTTCCCCATGACTAC ATTCCCCATGATCTTGAAAGGATGCATAGCAGCCATGATCTACGTCACACACGCTTTGAACTTCTACATGCCTTTCCACACCTGTTTCGTGTACCTCAAAAAGTGGCATAACCAGGACAAGTTGTTCAAATGGGAGCTGTTCTACAGGGCACTGATCTGTTTAATTATCAGCATTGTTGCTATAATATTTCCCAGCATAGATGCCTTGATGGGCTTC TTGGGCTGCTTCTGTCTTTCGAACATGGCGTTCATCGGCCCCAACTTCATCTATATGGTCGTAATTTGGGACCGCCCGGGCTTGGGCAAGTTCAAGTGGCGTCTCTTGCGGTCCATCGTTTTCGTTGCGATTGGAATCTTCATACTCATATGCGGAACCATGGTTGCTTCTGTTGAGATGGTGGAGACCTTCATTCAGAGCAC AGACTTCATTGAGAGCGACAGAGACAGCGGTATTGTAATGTTAGCTGAATCGGCAAGCGAAACGGCAGCGGCAGTAGTTACGGCAGCGGCGACGACAGCAGCGACGGCAGCAACAACGGAGCCGCCAACGATACCGCCATTTTACGTTTAA
- the LOC141444383 gene encoding uncharacterized protein isoform X2, producing the protein MYTIKLLIIAVLIAVTKASGGYIKGAIADDLEEKPADILTSLSAEITKSDVEITVGGKIDEDVATDSIEANDDSMNDKIPENLTQRKPEQESAGVNSAEDMQKITHTSDDNASFIHVKEKIARQSSGEEYDEPDEQHRDGNSDDLKDEGEPKQASDDLKNVEERVPSEVTDSESLDKKDEEFSEKSGSVGADDTQDLLKFDADDVDEDLPTQSRRI; encoded by the exons ATGTACACgataaaacttttaattattgcTGTGTTAATAGCTGTAACTAAAGCTAGTGGAGGATAC ATAAAAGGAGCAATAGCAGACGACCTGGAAGAGAAACCAGCCGATATATTGACTTCACTATCAGCTGAAATTACTAAAAGTGATGTGGAAATAACAGTTGGGGGAAAAATTGATGAAGATGTTGCTACAGATTCAATAGAAGCTAATGATGATTCTATGAATGATAAAATCCCAGAAAATTTAACACAACGGAAACCAGAGCAAGAATCTGCTGGCGTAAACAGCGCAGAAGATATGCAAAAAATCACACATACATCTGATGATAATGCATCGTTTATTCATGTCAAAGAGAAAATAGCAAGACAAAGTTCCGGGGAAGAGTATGATGAACCTGATGAACAGCATAGGGATGGAAACAGTGATGATTTGAAAGATGAAGGCGAACCTAAGCAAGCATCTGATGATCTTAAAAATGTTGAAGAAAGAGTCCCCTCAGAAGTAACTGACAGCGAATCGCTTGATAAAAAAGACGAAGAATTTTCCGAAAAATCTGGTTCTGTTGGAGCGGATGATACCCAAGATCTCCTTAAGTTTGATGCTGATGATGTAGACGAGGATTTGCCAACGCAATCTAGGAGAAT ATAG